A DNA window from Bufo gargarizans isolate SCDJY-AF-19 unplaced genomic scaffold, ASM1485885v1 original_scaffold_1831_pilon, whole genome shotgun sequence contains the following coding sequences:
- the MRPL33 gene encoding 39S ribosomal protein L33, mitochondrial encodes MFLTCINFAKGKSKVVLVQMMSAAGTGYRFNTRRNKLKDKLILRKYDPVVKQHVLFHEKRKIRSI; translated from the exons ATGTTCCTCACGTGTATAAACT TCGCCAAAGGAAAATCCAA GGTGGTCCTGGTACAGATGATGAGTGCGGCCGGAACGGGATACAGGTTCAACACTCGGAGGAACAAGCTAAAGGACAAGCTCATCCTGAGGAAATACGACCCTGTTG TAAAACAACACGTCCTGTTCCATGAGAAGAGGAAAATCCGCAGCATATAG